Sequence from the Cryptococcus neoformans var. neoformans JEC21 chromosome 1, complete sequence genome:
AGCAGCTACATTTCCTCTACACCACGTTCGACAACAGCCACAGCCGCGACCAcagcgacgacgacggCAAGCGTAGAActttcctctgcttcccGACGCAGACTCGCGACTACAACAGCTGCAAACCTCAAATCCTCCCCACCAACGATCGACCCATCCACAGTCCGCAAAATCATATCCTACATCCGATCTgccaacagcaacagcaaccCACCGCTTAACGAAGAGCACTGGTGGACAGCATATCACGCGCTCCGCAGTCCATCCGCCTTTGGCACCCATGGCGTACCTATCCCTCTCTCGGAAAAGTTGGCCAGGATGCGAGCGCTGAGATgggaggatgtggagagTGATGTGGGATATGAGAGGGCGAGAGCGAAAATGTTTTTGGGGGATGAGCGTCTTGCGGGATCGCATTTGGAGGGATGGGGCGGATCGACATTTGGAGTGGCATGAAGTTGGCTTGTTGAGGCTTGTCTGCGGTTCTTCAGGTCCGGCCGGTTTACGGGTTACTGATTAGTAACTACATGTTAAAAAAATGCTTTTTAGGTCCAAAATGaaaaagggcaaaaaaGGTACCGGCCCGCCCTAAAATGTAGTAAATGGTGGGTTTTCAGACCGGGGAAATCATCATTGGTGTGTGGGTGATGGTAGAAACAATTCAATTAATGGTTCCTTTGGTGCTGGGTAATGAACGGTTGAAGAACAGGTTGTAAAACGTCCAAAGTGAAAAAAGTCGAAGAAACGATGCGAAAGCATGGCTGGGTGCATGATACGCGATATGGGAGATTCCAGAACTTTCAGGGCTTTGGCTTAATTAATTAGAGAAATTCTATAAAGTGATTCGCACTACTTGATTCCAGCTGCAGCCAGACAGCCCACTTGGCCACGTAGGGTCGCGACCATGAAGGGAAGTACGAAGTGGGGGAAGCGGGAGAGAACAAGCAAGCGAATAGCGTATAAGGTGGATGCATGTGTTCCTTATTTAAGGATCCTAAAAAGTCTCCTTGATGGTAAGCATGCTCAAAAGTACGTAACCACGCCGGAGACTATTCAATTATTTCATCAATTATTTCAACAGCCAACCGAGAATGAACCCCTGGGGGAAGATCGTTCACTTCTCTGCATTTACTCCATTTTCAGCCCCCCTTAGGTCCATCCGGAGCACATTACAGATTACAAGCCATGAGATctcttttttatttatttatatGCGGTTGGAAAACATGAGAGTGTAGGAGGaatgaggagaggaaaaaagaaggccTTTGGGGTCGGAGCACGTACTCTAAATATATTCATTAAACGCACGCTGAGAAGCTCACAGCGCACAGGCCGCAGGCCCGCAGATTTCGCAACATTCGCAGAACCGCGGAAACGTGTACGTATCGTGAACATTTGTTTTGACGAATGACGAGAAGACGCGCCGTTGGTGCCGTCTCGTTTCGTTGGctttgaagaaaaaaaatgcTGTTCAACTTGCTTACTTTTTTTCTGTTATCGATCAGCACCGAGCATGCGAGCGTCATTTTTTTAGTTATCTTTAAGGACTCTTTATTTTTGGGGTGGTTGCGGTTTCGCGATCTCTGATCGATGTGTTCTGTACACTGTACGGGGAGGATGGGGGCACAGAGAGGGGCACGGGGGCCCTGGGCCGCGAGAGGAGGCCTATGACATTTTGGATATGGATATAATGAGCTGGGAGAGTTTATGGATTGATGATAGCCCTTTCTACTTGTTGCCCACACACTCGACTGCAAAGCCAGGTTTCCATACATTTCTTCTGTTCGgcacctccactttttgTGCGGCCACGACACCCCGAGCGGCGGCCGAAGGCAGAATGGCCAGCGCATTGTTCTGGCGGTCCAAGCGACGCACGCACGCGGAGCGCACAGACCACAGCGCGCCCTACCCGCCGGCGAACCCACCGCCCGCCGGGAAACGTGGCAAGCCCTGGTCGTTCTTGcataaaaaaaagaaaaaagacgCCCCTCCACCCACCGCCGTCTCCCGAACGGACTTGCCCGCAGCGCACGGACCCATCTTTTCCAACACCTTGTTCGCATCGTCGTACATCCACTCGCCGGCGCCACCTGCCAGGCGGACATTCGCTTCCCACTCCGCCGTCGACTTTTCCGCCCCCCACGCCTATCCCGCGCGCACGCCTTGGGCCGCTGGCTGGGACTCGACGGACAGCTTCGATCTCGCAGAGCcggaagacgacgacgcCGCAGTGCATGTCCGGCTGGGCGACTTTCGGTCGAGAGCAAAGCTGACCTGCCAGAGTGTCCTGTCGTTGGGCAAGAAGACGGTCGCACGCCGGCTCCGGAAGGGATCCCGCGCAGAAGGCATGCAGTCTGAAGTGTGGACAACTGTGAGTTTCTGGCTGCTCCGTTGTTCGCATCGCTCGCTCCGTTCATGCTCGTCTACAGAAACGAGCTCCGCCCATCGTATCGTATGCGCATTTGCAACATATCGATACAGGATAGTCACTCGCCCAGTCGTGTCTGGCTTTCCGTGTGTATGTGTATTGCCGTGTGTGCCCACGGCGTTCATGCGCCCAGATGCCTCTCCCGTTCTTGGCCGCTCCGTTCTCAAGTGCAGCGCTGACTTTCCCAGTCTTACTCTACAGAAATCTTTGACATGTCCGCCCCACCGCCCGTCCCCGCCCGCTCGCGACTACGCGATGCTGCGCCTCCCAAAATCGATACCTCTCGCGATGCCCGCGATGCCTCTTCACGCCTCAACGCTGGCAACCACAACGACAACGCTAGCACCCCAGCTACACCTTCCACCCCCGACCTTCGCGTCCCCACCATGcccacctcttcatcttcgcctcTATCTCCTTACTACCGCAAAGCCTCTCTCCAAGTCGATTCTGTCAATCCACCAACGACCCCTCGTCTGAATTCACCTTCTACACCGTCTTTTACTATTGGCCCTTCGTCACTCGCTTCGCCTTCCAGCGGCCCCTTGTCTTCGTTCGGGAGAAAGAGGCAGTCCAAGGTGATGGAGAAAGATCCTAGAGATCCTTATAAAGTGAAAGACGGTGccctgaagaagaaggccagTAGTGGTATATATACTCGTGAGTCTCAATAAAAAACCCAGAACATATACTGACCTGACAATCTGCAAGCTCCCACGTTCCCTGGACCAAGCGGCCACCACCTGCCTCTCCCGCAACAATCCACTAGCACACTCTACACCCCATCCCACTCCCACATTCTTGACGCACCAGGCCAAAGCGCGGGCTTGGGTCTAGGCCCCATGTCCCCATCCCAATCCTCGTCCACCCGATCCTCCGCTTCCGACCACTCGGACTCTACAGCCCCTCCGCGCACACCTATAAGCCCCACCAACCGATTCGGCAAAACGTTCTCTAGCAATGTAAGGCGGCTGTCGAGTATGGCCGCCTTGTCCGGGATGACTAGTCCAAgcagggaaagagaagaggaaagagaacgggaggagcagaggatgaagggtaGGGGAAGTGAGGGTGCGAGTATAGCTGGGAGCGGGAGCTGGAACTGGAGCGACGGGCGGAGCAGAAAAGGGAGCGCGCACTCGCATTCATACTCGCATACATTCTCGTATTACCCCTCGGGAACACCATCCCTCGAGTCGGGCTCGAGTTGTGATCCACATTCAAGCTTGGAGCATTATGCGAACCCTCAACCTCTCGTTGCTTCCCCCGCTTCCGTCTCCGCCCTCACACCCGTCCCCCCACCCACACCCACCCCCGCCCACTTTTACACGCCGTCTtcaccctcatctccaccgTCAACCGCTTCCCTTGGTATACATTACAGTGTAGAGGAAGAACCGGGAGATGGGGTAGAAGGCGCGGAAAACAAGGTACCAAGACCGAGCCCGCGGACAAAGGGCCGGAGAAAACCTGTACCGAGATTGttggaggacgaggataGGAATCTAGTGGACAGGATGGACGGTTTGCATGTGGGGTTgtgatgaaagggaaaaaaagtcGACATGATGGACGTTTATCggaggaggatgttgtCTGTGATTCAAAACCAAAAATCGAAGCGTTTGCTTATCATTTGTGAAGACTGTTCGAAAGTATAGTGTTGTACTCTCCCCATGTCTATCAAAATTCCTCTTCTTATCCATGGTCTCCTTCGTTGCTTACTATATTATTGCTTTCGTTTATCATATGCCATACGTTCTATAGTTACATCCCCACCTCACCTTTGTATGCAAGCACAGCACCATTGCCTTTTTTACATGtccagaaaaaaaaaaggaatgtTA
This genomic interval carries:
- a CDS encoding expressed protein, which translates into the protein MQSEVWTTSYSTEIFDMSAPPPVPARSRLRDAAPPKIDTSRDARDASSRLNAGNHNDNASTPATPSTPDLRVPTMPTSSSSPLSPYYRKASLQVDSVNPPTTPRLNSPSTPSFTIGPSSLASPSSGPLSSFGRKRQSKVMEKDPRDPYKVKDGALKKKASSGIYTPPTFPGPSGHHLPLPQQSTSTLYTPSHSHILDAPGQSAGLGLGPMSPSQSSSTRSSASDHSDSTAPPRTPISPTNRFGKTFSSNVRRLSSMAALSGMTSPSREREEEREREEQRMKGRGSEGASIAGSGSWNWSDGRSRKGSAHSHSYSHTFSYYPSGTPSLESGSSCDPHSSLEHYANPQPLVASPASVSALTPVPPPTPTPAHFYTPSSPSSPPSTASLGIHYSVEEEPGDGVEGAENKVPRPSPRTKGRRKPVPRLLEDEDRNLVDRMDGLHVGL